The genomic DNA CACCCAAAGCAATAGCGCTCAGGTTTAACGACAATTCAATCTACTTCGTTGTCAGCTATAGCAGAAGTTTACAAGACTGAAGGTAATGAAGCGTACTTAAAGGAAGATTACAGCAACGCCATTTACTTTTATACTGAGGGAATAAAAGTAAACTGCAAGGACCAGGACCTGAAGGCTAAGCTGTACAGCAACAGAGCATATGCAAACCTTCGTTTTGGTGAGACTATTTGTACTTTTGCAAATAGTGATGTGGcaaggttgggggggggggggggggttgggaaGGCGAAGTAGCCGAGTGGTAAGACAGAGGTACTGGATTTGAATTGTGATTAATAGTTTGTTTGAAATTTCGTAGTCCGCACAGAAAGACATGTCTTTAAAAATGTGATGATGACcaaatattatatatatatttttaccgAATTGCTGATCTCGTCAGGGAACTATTTGAGAACGGTCTAATCGAAGTAGATGTCAGTGATTGACACATGGTTACAGGGCCGTAACTAGTTTTTTTGTAACAGGGGGCATTATCGCGAGTACAGAAGGCACGAGGCTTGTGCGGGGGTATGAGGGTATcgtcccccagaaaattttcatATTTGGAGGCTCCGAAACGTTATTTTCAGTACTTAtcatgagatatgtctccgaaaaatcgacctcgaatatgaaaatggcaaacaattgcaagtcactataaccaaaataactgagtctaaagaaaacaaatccatccacagacttgatgtgtctggctcaacaggtccGGGGGGGAAGCTGTCCCCCCTTGCCCCCTCGCTAGCTACGGCTCTGGATTATATACTTAATAATGAACAATTGCGGTTTCAACTTTCAGAATCTAAGTATAAAAAAGGTTCAAACAAACGGGTCAAACAATAACGTTCTTGCTGGACGGTTCCCTTCCATCATATTGCCACGCGCCTTTATTCTCCCGCTTATTCCCCTCCCCCATCGCATGCCTGACATGCATGCATTAGCTGACGCAGTTAAGTGAACTACTCGCGaaagaagttttctttttccagtgtaaatgatttttcatcttgaagttttttttaatgtaatatCGTACTAATAAAAAGCATTACGCATTATCTGATTAATTCACTCAGGAACCTATGACCCGTATGGGCTCCTGATTCACTACATTCTGTTTTGGACTTGCTTTAACAAGGTCATCCTGTACTTGCCACCTTTTGTTTATCGTACGTGCTttgaattctgattggctcGCTGCGTTTGCTGTGTgtgacattttggcttttgttttttcaacattcCTAGGAAATTACATTTATTCACTGGTAGACGCAAAAGAAGCCACGGACATACGACCACTGTCAGTGAAACCAATAATAGCAGGTAATTCCAAAGGTTTAGTGCTTTGTCCTTAAGAAACAAACAGAGTTTATGACGTGCTGAAAGCGTTTGAATTTAACTACATTCTAACTCAAAACCGTAACAGGCGTTCTTTGATTATTTACcttaattttttcaaactttaggAAACTAAGCAAGAATGAAATTGAAGCTTACAATTAGGATCAATAACTGAATTCACAAAGTCACATAATTTCTATCACAGGACTCTCGAGACTACGAAAACAGAACTCACTTGATCAACTGGAAATCAGCAATCACCCTTCATTGTCCTTTTGCGATGTTGGCTGATTATGACAGTGGCGATCATGATCAAGTTTTCTATGTTTAACATTTCAGTTATAATTTCTGTTGATCCCGCTAAGCGCTGTTTCGATAGAATGGAAGAAAGGGAGCAGGCTTGTGTCGCTGAATATTCTAGGTTTACTGATTTACACTATTTTCACTAATTCAGGAGCGAAAGCTTTAACGAGCTTGAATCTGTTTAAGCTGGCGATCACGTGGTGTGATAGAGGATTAGCAGTATCCTTTTGTTCATTGCATTCCTGCATCATGATCAAAAGATAGTTTACCTTTGCTACTTGCTATACTCCTTACTATGTTATGATTAAAGTTCCACGTAGAGTACGATTACAAAACGTCTTTGAAACATGTCTCGCgttcaaagcaaaaacaaattacattgcAAATAAAATGTGATTACAAGCCCTCTTTGAAACCTATAAGAGAGAAAGAAGATCCAGGGGACTAGGTTCgaatttactccaaccaaaaggaCATGGAGTATGTCTCAGCTTTCAATATTAGAGCCTCAGTGTGTTAAAACCCAGTCTCACCAGTTACACGATTTACCCTATTTCTCTTCCACCTTTCTATCCCTGAGCTACGCGAGGTTCTGCCAGTTCTTcaatacacgtatttctagccTCGGGGAGTTTTATGAATGGTTTCAACACCGTATTGAGTGAACTAGTATTAATTGCCACTGGTATCCTAAAAGGTAAAATTGGTAATACTCCTCATATTGTAAGCATAATTTACACACAacgccaacaacaacaacttctgCAGTTCTGCAGTTGTTCTCTCTAATTGAAACTTCTAGTTTTTTTAATAGTATAAAAGTTGTTAACTGACCTATTGGCCTGCTAGGCCTCAGCTGACAAACTGTTCCATTGGACAACACCCTGATATCGGAAACTCTCTGTAAAGAGTCTTGGCATAGAATGAAAATATTACGAATACTACGAATGATATTCATACTACGAATGATATTCATGTTTGCAAATTCCACAAGGATGATTCGAGTGCTTGTTTATTCTGTGGTTTAAACTCGTCTTAATTTGAACGAGGCTTATCCAGTCGAGGTCGCGGAGAATCTGAGCAGGTCTGACATCTCACCCGGATCCACATATTATAAATGCAATTGTTACAATTTTTCAGGTTTGTGACTAAGTCCAGCACTAATATCCCCACACGCAACTCCACAATAATCGGGATAAGACATCATATCGGGATAAGGCGGGATCATGAATCAACAATTTGTAAGCTGTTACGAGAATTCTTTCGGGACGTATTGGCTTCAGTTCCCTAAGCTAGGGCCGCAAATGCTATTGTAACTTTATTGTCGATCtgttaaatatgaaaaaaaagggTACTGCTTACTACGTTATTTGGCGTGAGCGCCGATGTGAATTGAGCCATTGTTTCACATTGCTAGCTTAGGTTATGAACTAGGGATGAGAACAACTCTTTAGGGTTTCTAGACGCCTAAGCAAGGTTAGTGTCATCGGAGTTCAAAATTTCTAGAAAGGGATAGTTAGTTACAATATGGCAAGTCATTGATACATAATAGGAATGTCAGGGGTCCGAAGATAGAGCCCTGAGGCGCCCCGAAACGTACACAGTTCTTTCAGATTTGACGCTGTTTTTCGCTGTAACCTTTGTTGTattaaattttctgtttctgaaGAGGTTCAAGTTCGAATGCCTTTTTCGGCTTGATAAACAGAATGGTGTTTGTTAAATCATTTCTCGATATCTAAGGTGTCAAATGCTGTTGATATGTCGATAAGAGCTCTCAAAGTAAAGTATTGAGAGAATTAGAGACTGTAGCTATAAGTAAACTTATTTGATGCCTTGGAAACTAAAGAAAGCTGGGATACTGTTGAGGTCATTTCAGTgacagaagaaagaaaaaatggcttGACTTTGGGTTTTTGTTACTCACCCATAATGTCAAAGTCAGGATCAGACAGGTTAGACCTGATCCTGTAATTAATTACATTCTGATGATGTACATGGTGACACCTCCAGCTTCTCTTTATAAGGGGCCTAGCCAGAATAAGTTCTGGAGGTACGCACAAttttccccctcccccagtaAATCAATAGATCCCTCGTCGTTTCCAAGTCTCCTCTCCATCCAGTTCTTTCTTAACAGTAAGACGTGGAAGAATCATATAGGAGACAGATGTGCATGGAGGCCCATGTTCCCAGGGACCATGTCAGCTGAAATATGATATTTAGGCGGTTTGAAACAGCTAGAAATGCGTCTAAAATTAGCATTCTTCTTACAGATACTGGGGAAAATTTCAAGTTACTCATGATGAACAACTTACTTAGCCTTTTTAGCCCCTCATGAGGGTTAGTTTTGTTTAACGGAAATATTGGGAAAATAAATTGCCCATCCTAcgctgtccgatcagccttgaCTTTAATTCATAGGAACTCACTGAACAGGTCCACTAGTTGATATTCAGTTAGAAGAAACATAAGAAGTACTTAATTTATAATGAAACTTCATACCTTAACAATGTCAAAAGATCGAAACGGAAAACACCGCTTTGATGGAGCTCAGAAAGCTGGCAACAGACATGGACAACAAGGTATCTTGGTGTGTTTCTATAATAAGCATTTTGCTTTGATTTAGCGATGAAAATAGCTTTTCATGCTGCAGTGATATTGCAAGTTGACTCTAATAAAAGCCGAGATGCGATCGGTACCACAATCCGTCAACTAAGGGCTCCGCttttaaagcaattttactaGCAGTTCGCGTTACGTTCAAATTACCCTGTACTAAGTTTATAAAATGGTTGCTAAACAAACAACCAATGAAAATCAGGCATTATATTCAATTATTGTTTATtcaaaaagtttcttcttttctgattggctcaattCCCGCGgcttattcttcataaccagctggcgttgaccaaatttggaaggaGTACTACAGACTAATTGCCAGAAAATAGACTGAAAACTGGGAAGCCTTTGATCGAGATTGCGTTGTCTTGGTGGAGAGAATTAAAAAACGACGGAAAATTTTTCACGTTTCGCAAAGAAAAAATAGCTGAACTATTGCCTAAAATCGTAGCAAGAATGGAGAATATCTGCAGAACTCATGATCTGCAGAACTGAACATCCCTCTAAATCCTGAACTTGTCGAGAAACAGGCAACTGAGACAACTGAAGACGGTCCTCCTCGGTTAATACCCTTCAAATCATATTCAGCCTCATTTGGTAATTGTTAATTAACGCACTAATCATCCAACAAAGAGGTTCCAAAATTTCACCCACAGCAGCACGAGGTTTGAATATTGATACAAAACGTACTGGACCCAAAAACTTGGATCAAATTACCAGACACGAGATAGAGACGAGAAACTTTAATTAACGGTATTTCCTCTTTTAGTCCTCTGGGCATTCTCTGTTTTAGTTCTTCTGAACTGGTGGCCAGTCAGGGAGGGAGGTTGCTAATTAGTAATTAGGGTTTTTAAAACTGGCCTATTGGCCTGCTAAGCCTCAGCTGACCATCTGTTCCATCCTCTCTATAAAGAGACCGAACAGACTTTGTTGCTGGCCCCGAAGATTATGTGTACGAACAATATTCACGTTTCCAAATTCCACAAGGATGATTCGAGTACTTGTTAATCCTGTGATTTAAACTCGTCTGAGAATGAGGCTTACCCAGTCGAGGTCGCCGAGAATCTGAGCAGATCTGACATCTCAACCGGATCCACTTATGATGTACAGTTGTTGcaatttttcaggtttttgaCTAAGTCCAGCACCAATATCCCCACACACAGCACCATGACAGTCGTATAAGACAAAATCAACAATTTGTAAGCTGTTTCGAGACGTATTAGCCTCAGTCTCCTTAGCCAGGGCCGCAAATACTATTGCAACTTTATTGATGATCtcttaaatatgaaaaaaaaaagtaccgCTTCTTTCTATTGAGTGTCCCTATCAAGACAAATACCAGTTTCACTTGGGAGCAGTATGTCGCGTCTTATCTGGCGCCCCCGTAAATGGGCGTCACGTGTGGTCTTGACTACGTTATTTGGTTTGAGTGAGTCTTTGTTTCAGATTGCTTACGTCATAAATTAGGGATGAGAACAACTCTTTAAGGTTTTTAGACGCGAGGTTAGTGTCACCGGAGTACAAAATTTCTAAAAAGGGACAGTTGGCTACAATATGGCGTCATTGATACATAAATAGGAATATCAGGGGCCCGAAGATAGAGCCCTGAGGCACCCTGCAACCCTTCGCAAGTTCTTTCAGATTTGAAGTTGTTTATCGCTGTAACCTCTGCTGTATAAAATTGCCTGATTCTGAAGAGGTTTAATTTCGAATGCCCTTTTTAGCTTGATAAACAGAATGGCGTTTGTTAAGCCATTTCTCGATATCTAAGGTGCCAAATGTTTGACATGTCGATAAGATCTCTCAAAGCAAGCGTTTAGAAACTAAGGGGGCACAAAGATGTTAGGTAGCACATTGTATTTGAAAAGTAGAGAATTCTGGGTCCGAAGGACCCACCAGATTGGTCTCTGTATCTTAAAACCAGAAAATGTTTCACGTAGCTGCAGAGACATCATTGTTTCAATGCTCTGGgagatgaatttttattttccacttTTATGCGTGCATGTTTCGACTTTTTGGAGCAAAAATAtttggaggggagggggaagggcaTCCCCGGCCCCTCCCCATGCTACTGGCGTGCAAAGTAAAGCATTGAGAGAATTAGGGACTGTAGCTATAAGTGAACTTGATGCCTTGGAAACTAAAGAAAGCTGGGATACTTATAAGGCCGTTTCAGTgacagaagaaagaagaaatgacTTGACTTTGGGTTTTTGTTAGTCACACATAATGTGAAAGTCAGGATCAGACAGGTTAGACCTGATCCTGTAATTAATTACATTCTGATTGTACATGGTGACACCTCCAGCTTCTCTTTATAAGGGGTCTAGCCAGAATAAGTTCTGGAGGTATGCACAATTTTAGTAGCCACacataaaactcaaagtcagGATCAGACAGGTCAGACCTGATCCTGTAATCAATTACATTTTGAATCTACGTGGTACCACCTCCAGCTCCTCTGTATCAGGGGCGTAGCCGGGTAAGTTCAGGAGATACGCGCAATTTCTCCCCTCCTCCAATAAAGCAATAGATCCCTCGTTTCTAATTTTCCTCCTCCCATCTTCTTTCTTAACGGTAAGAGGTGGGAGAATACTAGGAGACAGGTGTGCATGCAGGCCCATGTTCCCCgggaaaatgtgatttttacGCCGTTTGAAGTAGCTAGAGATGCGTCTAAAATTAGCCCTCTTCTTACAAATACTGGCGAAAATTTCAAGTTACTTCATGAACAACTTACTTAGCCTTTTCAGCCCCTCATGAGGGTTAGTTTTGTTTAACCGAAATATTGGGAAAATAAATTACGCATCCTAcgctgtccgatcagccttgcctttAATTCATAAGTTTGAAGTTTGACgtttatttattcataaatACATAGCAGTTCCAAAACTGAATTGGGTATTTACGTTACATAAAGTTACACAGATGTAGTCATTAACTATTATAGTCTATCTACTTTATTAAAAAGGATaaagaagctaaaaaaaaaaatattaaaaaagattattaaaaaacacaaattcagAAACTCTAAACTGCGTTCGTTTTAAGACATGAAAAGATAATCAACGTATCCTTAAAAAGGTCGGTTTTGAACCGTGGCATGTTaaaaccagggcggataaatgttgggcggtgaaacgagcgctccgctcttcatttaatgtgtgatgcggagtaggactggcacgagcgctctttccgcgcttccggtgcgcttgaaggcaggcgaaattttcctttttgcaaaccggaaatcctattttctttctgtaatttcaggccacaatgttaaatagataaattcgtttcataacagtatcaataaacagtttcatatgtttgtgtctgtaggtctataagtcaaacttgttggtcgtataatgccaaaatttgagtttaatttgaaagtgttgaatacctcctccttccactaaatatcgcctaatcgtctttcgccgtttcgtttgcaaaagcttaacacttcttaacctcaatttttacatatgttaaagggggataaattttatacaacataacaaaaaattagattgatatatattgatatagtggcgttgtacttcttcaaactttgcttctcgggtgcaacgcgccatggcgattcgcgcaatgcgttgcaaatccggcaaccgcatgaaaacaaaatttagtgaggttagttgtaagattttttctccttttttctctcttaaacaaaacaagataaacagtaaaaactgaggggaaactaattttgaagattcgaagaaacagaaagacgtatgagatgtttttttccaaattaaagagaaggatgatggtgattgaaattagcataatttcacctttcacgagctgcacgcatttataaaatacacgtcatctagttatgaagcacgatctgctgtcttttagttttgccgtggatgacatggatgagattttccttcgtgttttagacagtacttagttgtttttgttttggaataacatcgacattggcgagtaggaGAACGAatatataattcagtggtagagtcatggaagtaataagagaaaccctttgaaagagatgtttgtctactccaactaaacctcccgcaaaaaatagcaacatttgcctctcggagacagcgtaccagcacaaaggaacgaggatgaagtgcaagaaaacaattcaagccgccataattcagtaaCAGCGGCAGTGTCTTATGTACAAACCATATCATAAAGCAAGctctgaccgaagtcgaaaaaaagcgacatttctaagcagagtctcagtccactgcatcacacctttttgctcggacgcgctcgtttcaccgcccaacctttatccgccctggttaaAACTGAGCTCGCGCGCGCCTTAATGAATAAGTAGTTTCGTGCGGCGCAGGTAATATCTCATAAAGGCGGTGATTGTTGTCATTTACAATTGTGTCAAAAAGTGTCTCACATATTTCGTCATAATGAGTGGATATTTCCTTAAAGTTCATAATGTCGAGGGTCTCATGATAGCTTCGACCAGGGCAGATGATGAACATTGCTCTCTTCTGTACACGTTCTAATAGTCCATAACTGATCTAATACAACTAGAGTAAAAGAGCCCTAAATCAGTGCGAGCAACCTTAGCTCTCTTTTAAGTTgaaccaaaaaaatataatctTTGCAAATCACTGGAAATATAAAGACCTAATAGCTTTACACTTTCTACCATTTCTAAAGCATCGCCATCAATGAGAATAGGCTCAAATTCTTGCTGGGACCTTGTAAAAGATGTTCGCATTTCTGTACACTTATCAGTATTCCGTTggactcttttttttctagagACCATTGTATTACTCTATCCGTAGTACGTTGTGCGTTGCTAATCTCCCCAATCGCAACCGTTTCGGAGATATAGTAGTATCGTCTACATATTCCCATAAGCGTGAATTTTTTAGTACAAGGTCATTAATCATAATCAAAAGAAGCCAAGGCCCTAATTTGGTTCCCTGGGGCACGCTTGAGGGGTCTGATGCCAAATCAGATACACAGCCTCACCAAGTTTGATTCTTTGAGATCTGTTTGACAGAAAGTCGATAAACCAATTAATTGTCCTATTTGGCGCGTCtaacatttctatttttcttataAGAATTCTATGGTCAATTAAATCAAAAGTTTCACGATAATCGAACAAAACAGTTCTTATAGTAGCACTATTCCCGTCGGTGCCTTCAGCCCAGTCATGAAGCATGTCCAACAAACCAAGCGTGGTAGACGACTTCGGTATGGCGCCGTACTGGTTTAAATCGAGATCATTAAATACAGC from Porites lutea chromosome 6, jaPorLute2.1, whole genome shotgun sequence includes the following:
- the LOC140942366 gene encoding tetratricopeptide repeat protein 4-like: MTQSGIGAASETDVTALSSGQSLDFDEDTLKAIAEVYKTEGNEAYLKEDYSNAIYFYTEGIKVNCKDQDLKAKLYSNRAYANLRFGNYIYSLVDAKEATDIRPLSVKPIIAGAKALTSLNLFKLAITWCDRGLAVSFCSLHSCIMIKR
- the LOC140940937 gene encoding uncharacterized protein, with product MHRLKRKSYLLAKKKPVKIVQKDLRPISEAFVVCDYIKPAVFNDLDLNQYGAIPKSSTTLGLLDMLHDWAEGTDGNSATIRTVLFDYRETFDLIDHRILIRKIEMLDAPNRTINWFIDFLSNRSQRIKLGEAVYLIWHQTPQACPREPN